Genomic DNA from Vanrija pseudolonga chromosome 3, complete sequence:
AAAATAAGCTTAATACAAAATTCTAATCAGATAAAACAACCACCACCTAAGATTTCAGTCAGCGAAGTTCCAACTTTTGagaggagctcgacaagaGATGTGCCCTCAGTTGGCCGTTCTTAAGAGCAGGTTGTTCTTCAAGCCCGAAGGTCAAGAATTAGCATGGAGTTTTCTCAATCCTTGGGCAGCATCtcttgtcgaggaggagggcgagagaggaggaggacgagaaaGAGAGACACTCACAAAGTTGTAACATGGTCGGGTGGAAAGTGGACTTTGAGCCACACCTGTTTTtgtcagctcggccgccaCATTCACGCAGGGGCAAAAGCAAGCTAGCTGGCTCAGTGGGCACAATTTGGCTGAGTGCAGTCGAGTCCGCTAGGCGTCCCCCCGCAGGGATAGAGGCCGTTAGGACTGGGGCGACAAATGGTCATCTTGATGATGGGGGGGTTGGGGGGATGGCGATGGGGGGTAGGCTCCGGGAGGCGGGCCGTACCCATTATGGTGTGGTACGTGGGTACCGAGAGACCGACCGACACTTACCTCGTGCTCTGGTCCACTCCGCGACGTTGTTGCACAACACTAACAAGAGTAAAGTCACAAGCACGATAAATACTACATCTCGCGGCTGAAAATGTCGCCGGTTGCCTCGCACTGGCCTTCGCACCAGCGGGCCTTTTATTTACACCCTATTTTATACAATTAATCCCGTAGCTACATGTGGCGCCTCGCCGAGTCCGGCATCGCGGCGCGTCGCAAACCAACCAAACTTACACCAGCACCGACGGCTGATGTCCGTTGAGCACGTTGGTCACCTCttgcgccgacgccgcctgcAAGGGAaacgccgagccggcgccgcccgccgactcGAGCAGCACAGCCTCAATCTCGAGTGCCAAGTCCCACATTTGAGGGTACGGCCCGGCGTACTGCCTCAAACCAGCCACCAATGCGCGGCTCTCctcgcggccttggcgggcgAGGAACATACCGGCGTCATACATGGGACGATAGAGGACCAGTCTGTTCGGCGTCAGTGTTAAGAATCAAAAGGTAGTGGAGACTTCAGGGTGATGGAGGTTATCAAAGCGCGACACCATGGGGCCAACTGCGGACGCGGCGTCGGTTCCCTAAGCGCTCGCTAGTGCGGGCAACTCTATGCCACACAACGTGTagccgctgccaccacccatGATGCACAAAATCTCCACTCACGGGTCAAGTCGAAGGTagccgtgctcgaggagcaccgCAGACAGGGCGGCTATCCGCATGGCGCTGTGCAGGGCTTCGTGCTTGAGGCGCTCACGCATTTGAGACACCTCGAGGTTCATCATGCCGTGTGAGCTCTCGTCACTGCCGCCCTGGATCCCAAAGTCGCGcacggctcgctcggctACGAGCCACAACTCGTGGTAAAAGATGTCGGTGGAGCAGGCCTTGATGGCAGCCACAAAGTCCCACGAGTCTGGCCACTGGAGTGGCActccgagtcgggcgaggtAGGCGTCCCTCCATGACGAGTGTTCATGGACAAAATCACGGAGAACAGATAGAGGGATCCCGTTGGCGGAAATGCGAGGGTGCCAGAGGTCTGCCGATAGCTTGCGGCACACTACCGCCCCGGCCCGAGCGGCGGTCAGCCAAGCCTGGGAAATGGTCAGCAGTGACAGAGGCCAACGAAGGAAGAGCAactcacgtcgtcgtcggaagCGGTGTACGAAGAACCCCCGGCAGCTCCTTCGCCGCTCATAATGAGAGGCGTGAGGTCAACAATGTAATCGAAACTAGAGGGTTGGTATCAGCAAGGCACTTCCTGCAGTGCACGTGTTGCGCACGGGGCTCACACTTCGGAGCGAAGTCGGTGGAACACTGATTCGAACCCAGTGATGATGAAGAGGGCGAGTTGCACCCTCATTCTTTCGTCCTTGTAGGCGTAATTAAAGGTGTGGTCTAGAGGCGAGTCCATCACCTGGCTTAGGTGacgggacgcggcggccagaTGGCATGCCTGGTATTCTGCAAAGTCAGCACACGGCCTCATCCGCTCCTTCTCACTTCTCTTCAACAAAGGCGCCTCTGTCGACACGTCAGCGACAATTTCGCGCAAAGACCGTCTTCACTCACGGCACATCAACGACTCCATCAGGATCAGGGTCTGGGTGTTGGCCACGGTCGGAACCCGCCAGACCTTACCAACCTCGGCAACCTCGCGAGCACGGATGGCGAGAAGCTGCACCATTCGGCTACGTGTGCGACCGGTCACGCCTTCGGGATCGCGCGCACTGGTCTCGTCGCGATCCGATGTGATGTGAGCGTTTTCAGCGAATTTCGCTCCGAACGCCAGCACCACGGCTAGCAATGGATGAGGAAGCGGACCTCCGGGGTCGGTCATAGGGCTTGTGAACCGCGACATGAACGACTGCGGGTCAAGAAGTGGCAAGCGAGAATTGATGATTGCGAAGAAGGAGTCGATGAGCTCGATCGCCAAGCTGATCACGTCAGTACCAATGGCCAGCCTACTCGCCTCTGCCCACTCACGATTCCATCTCTGCCTCGCCAGCGGCCCAGAGACCCAGATGAGCTGCTGTCGGCGCCTCGTCCCATACCACCCCGTTCTGTTCCTCCCACATGTCACAGTTGCCACCTCGTACCATCTCGAGGCTCGACAAGTCGCTGTACCGCCACTCGTGGTGCAAGGCGGCAGTCGGTGAGAACAGATACCTCATCAGGTCAGCCTgggcaccgccggcgtccttaatgggcgagcgcgagtagacggacggcgccgaggggttCATCCAAGCGAGCATGGCCATAGCGCTGTGTGACGTGTCAACAGTACTCTCGGCGACCGACGGGAAGCGAGGCTGTGCCCCACGGGTGCACCACCAAAGGCGACTTACTCGTCTACACCAAGCATGTCACGGGTGttgcgcgtcgagctcgtggtgTTGGTCTCTGACTCGGCGGGAGGGCCCGACGTTCTCCTCGATTGCAGGACAGGTGACGCCCGCTGGCTGCCTTGGCTGTTGTCATCGTCGGGCGCGGACCGcttctcgccggcggcagaaCGAGTGCGGAAGTCGTCGCCACTCTTGAAGCGCCGTGGTCGACGGGGCTTGTTTTGTAGTTGTTCAATGTAGTTTGAGGTGCATTCGAGCTCCTTTGCCACACATTGCTCGCACTGGTGGGGGTGGACGTCAGCACCAGCGAGGAACAGAGGGGCGGTTGCCCGATGATAAGCGCTGGGCAGGGGCGCAAGGTGGACGTGAGATGGACGTACCCGTTCGGTAGTGTTTGCACGCAAGCATCGGACCTTCTTTGCGCGGCAAGCGTCGCCTGTAGAGTCAGTCATTGCAGGCCTCTTGGCAGTCTGGTGGCGAGGGTCTCACAAGCAACGTTTTGCTTCCTGGTGGGGCCGTTAAAGGGCGGCATTGTCGCTGGCGGTGGATCCATTGCTATTGCTACGTAGGATCCGGATTGTGGGCTGTCAAGGGTGTAGGCCGGGGGCCGTAGAGTGGACGTTCAAGAATGTTCGACGAGTGGTGGGGgggacaaggacgaggccgcgcgtTGTCGAGGGATGTTTCTGAAATTATCTAGTTTGCAGCCAAGCCGAAGCAGTGACGAGTTGACTTTGGCCGTGGGCCCGGCAGTTGCAATGGACGATTATCTAGTCATCTagtcacccacccccacccactgACGACACACTTGTGACTTTTCGGATCCGAGCAGAGAGAATCGGCCAAGGAAACGTCGGATAACCCTGAATAGTGCGGGCAGCTACAGCGCGAATCCTGACAATCCCACGTCAAGTCGCGACCTGTTTTTTGCACAGCTCGACTTGCGCCTCATGCATTCGAAAAAAGGGGGGGATACACATGCAAACGTGGTCAATCGGGCATCGACGCAGCATCGACTTGTTGACTGGATGAGAGGAATGTAGATGGCTCACTGGCGTCGATGACAGTCTACACGTCGGCCTCAACATTGGCCGAGGGAGCCTTTGGCGTGCCAGGCGTGTGTCCACTCACCCCACCGTGCACGCCGAAGCCGCGCGGCACACCGAGGGGGCGGCCATCTCGCTCCGACTtttgccacccacccaacaaGGCCACCAAACACGGTTAACAGTTGACAAAGCTGGCGTCGATCCACTAAAACGAGACTGCGGGAGCAAATTCAGACAGGTCACGTGCATACTGTGACGTCCTTCCTGAGATGCAAGCTGAGGAGTGCTTGACATTTGAGAGATGGCCCATAAGTCGAACCCATGCCTGGCTGTCCGACTCGGTTGCTGCCATCGTCGAGTTATATTTTTGTGACCTCGACTTTCGCTAGCCCACATGCGTGCCTCTCGGGGCTCACAATAGCATTGACTCAGATCAAACCCCCACAGCTTGGCCCAGCCCGTGTCGCACAATTTGCCACTCGCTTAAAGGGAGATGGAACAGCACCACCCACTGCAAGAGTATCACTCCTGCACATTGCCCAGTTTTTATGGTCTGATGAGGCCATGTCAGGAGCATCTTGTGGCCTatgcgcctcgctcgccgccgagcctcTGAGCCCCGGACGCCACCGACTATAAAAAGGTTGTGTGATGGGGTGGTGTAGAGCGGCAAAGCGGGCCCGAGTGTGTGCCATGCACCTGCCAAGGCGGCATTGTCGATCCCTCGCCCTCCACTGACGGAACAACTTTGGCTGCATACCTGGGCGAGCCAGCCCAAACCTTGGGTGTGTAGCCAGGGTCGGTTCCTGACAACCAGCTGGAATTTGCCTCCACTCCACTCTTTCACCCTTGGTCAACGTAGCCAGGCAGACAAACTGCTCTCTGCCCCTGCCTGAGCGCCTGCCTCGGGATCTCCAGACTCTGCAAGCACTCGTTTACACAACAACATCTCACACTCCATCTTGTCCGTTCACACTCTCTCCACATTCACATACCTCTCCGGCACTGAACAGCTCAACCAAACCCCATGCCCACTCAAGACACGGCCGCGTCAACATAGGCGCGTTCATCTCACACCACAATCATGCCCAACATACACGCCCAGGTGGCGGTAAGGAAGTCGTGTGGGGCAGCAAATAAATCCAATACAGGCCAGACCAAAGAGGACGGGCGGCACATTGAAGGATGGAGCGGCCGCTGGAGAGACTCACTCAAGGCTCTGCTGCCCGAAGAGCTTCGGAGCCTGCGCAATATCGCACAGTACATGCCGCTCGTCGCAGCCATCGCAGCGCCCATGTCTTCGCTCATGGACATTCCCGCCCTCTCGGTGAGAAAGTCTTGGCAAGGGTTTCCTGGAACAAGTCCCCTCGCtaaccgccgccgcagcaacACTGGTACAGCTACTACGGCAACGTGCAACGCGATCCCACAGTCTGTTTGTGCTTGTCGGCAGTCGGTCTTGGTTTCAATGTGCTCGCAAATGTGTTACTGCTGGTTAGATTCTCAGCAACCAAGAAGTCTTTCTGGCGATGGGGTGTCAAGTAGGTCCAAATATCAACTGCATATGCCTGACGACGCGCAGATTGTCGCTCTTGTGTTGGATCACAAAGACGATCATTGCCATAGTCAACCTCCTCGTATTTGGCGCAGGTCAACGCAACGGGCCTGGCTATTCGTACGACCAGGGCTTCTggtgcgccgtcgtctcgtgCGTCATCTCTGGGTTTATCTCCTtctgcctcctcgtccactACATTCTGGTATTTGGGCGACCTGAATGGGACAAGGAGGAGATCCGTCTCGAAGGACGCAAGTTTATGCTCTCCGTCACGACATTTATCGGCCTTATCGGCATCCAAGCCATGGTGTTCAACTTTATCGAGGAGTGGGGATATCTCAACGCCATCTACTTCTCGGTTCAGACAGCCCTCACGGTCGGGTATGGTGACTTTGTGCCAACAACCGCGGTCGGCAAGGTCCTCATATTCCCGTTTGCCGTCTTGACCATCAGtctcctcgccaacgaggtGTCCATCATTATCGACTTCATTCAGAACCGTGCGCAGGATAAGCGGGACACGTGGCGGAAGAACTACGCCGTGGCCATGCACAAGGAAGCTTTGGCCCGCCAGCCCTACGCGACTCTGATCGACGAGATGTCGTTGATCCATCAGATCAATTTGCACCAGGAGACGTAAGCCATTGCGCACAAACACCGCACTGACCCATTCAGCATGGTCCAGTTATACGATCTATTCTGGTCTGGTTTTGCCCTGGCGGCCTTCTGGCTTATCGGTGCAGTCATCTTCCACTTCCTTGAAGGCTGGGGCTACGGGTGAGTGGCTAACATTGTCCGCGACCGAAGCTGACCTCGTAGCAACACGCTGTACGCACTCATGATCACATGCTTGACCATTGGCTTTGGAGACTTTACCCCGATCAGCCCAGCCGGCCGAGTCGTCTGGATCATTTACGCGCTCATGGCTGTGCCTATCGTCACCAGTTTTGCCGTGCAGACAGTCACCGGTATCGTGAGTCGATCCACTGCGCCATGCGTCATGATTCCTGACACGGTAGCTCTATACTTGGTCCGAGCACCGATTCACCAAAGCCCGCTTCAACCTCGTTCGCCAGCGTGACCCGGAAGTCTTCGCGCCCCACTCCCACTTTGTGCTCAAGATGCACACAAAGTGGGACAAGGTGAGGCGCAAGTACATGAGAGCATtcgcccaaggccaagatgGCCAGATTTCAGTCGATGCTGTTCGGCAAGCGGTCCTCGGTGCCCCCCCTACTCAAGGTACCAAagtggcggcgacggccagTGCTACCAAGCCCCTTCCTGCCTCCACGATAGACGAAAAAGGCAGTCCGGTCGAGTCACAGAGACGATTACTGGAGCCCTCGGTGGACGGCGAAAAGGATTCTGCCGAAGGTGGAGAACCAACAGACGAGTCAACCGCCGAGAAGCAGGCTCAGGACACGGTCGTGGAGGACATGCTGGATTCCTCGGATACTCGAGCCGATGTTGTGGAGGCCCTGGGTGGAGAGGATCTCGCCGGGGATCACGCGAATGGCAACGGCGGAGATGCCAGCGGCAACAGCTCTGATACCGATGGTGCAAGTGGCAAGGGGTCTACGACGACCCAGAGCAACAGCCCCTCCAGTGCTCCGtctgccgccgcgtccacgACTGGAGGCGACGACAGTatcgaggtcctcgacacTGTCACTGAAACGGGCAGTGCGCCTGGCGCGAGTACCGCCGACAAGGTTGCTGGTAGCCCTATTCAGAGGACGGTCAAGCGCCCCATCCAGAGCTCTTCCCCGCCATCACAAGGGTCGACTCCAGCTGTTCCTTCGGCATCTGTTGTTTCTGCATCGGCAGACCCCACAAACACTACTCCCAGCACTCTCGGTTCTATCGGCTCCCAACTTGCGCAACACGAGGCCGATACCGTCGCCCATGCTGAACAggagcgcgcagcgcggaaAGCGGCAGGCGAGCCAGAAccagcagacgacgacgtgtgcGCCCCAGCCCGCGACAAGGGTGACACGTCGATGGAGTATCAGCTCATCAAGTCCCTAGTGGACCGCGTGACTAGACTCGAGGCGCAAGCGAGGCAGATGCTCATCGATTCAATGGACAAAGACCTGGCACGCACTCTCTTGCTTGCAGATCGTAATTTGCAGGTCCGTGATGCCTTCCGGCTGTATGATCAAGGCATCGATGTCGAGAAGACATACAGGGAAGAAGCAGAAAAGGCCCGCAAGGAGGCAGACGAAGCAAAGCGCGACGgcggagacgacgaccaggacgACATGCTCAGCCGAGTACGACGATACCGCTCGACGTTTGCCGAAATCCTCGTCATCTCGTCGACCCTCCTGCGATTGGAGGGCGATGACCTGAAACAGTTTGAAAGATGGCACGTTGGGGACCTGCATCATCACAAGCGTGAGCCCAACCTGCTTACCCATGGGCTTGAAAGTCCAAAGGGAATGCGGGGTGCCCAGCAAAGAGCCTATAGCTGGGcgaaggacaagaaggaccACACGGTCAGAGTGCGAGACATCCTGCTCGGCTCTGTGAGACGGAAATCGAAACCTTCCGGTTCTGGATCGGCGACACCACACCGGCCATCGTCACGAGCAAGCTCGcatcgacggcgtcaaggtgGACAGCGGAGGCGGAGCACGGTCGGCCGTCTCGTTACCGACTCGGAGTCTGAGGAGGGAGACATTGTCGAGACTCACGCCGATCCGTACGATGTACCCGCACCAGGACAGACTGagcccgctccgcctcccccggCCGGTCCCTCCAAGTTACCCATACGTGCAACGGTACATCCGTCGTTGAACCTCCACATcccggcgcgcagcgagACGATGActtcgccgacgacggcatcggCCGACACACCGACCGACTACAACGAATACAACCGCGGcccgcggcgcagctcggtCAAGGACCATCACAAGGCACGCATGCTCAAGATCTTTGACCACCACGCACAGGGCGTACTCGACGACGCTCAGAAAGAATCCAAGgccatctcgtcgacgctcACGCAGCCGACCAAGAACATGGTCGCGAGAGACGCGGCGGTAGTGTACCACGCTGCCGAACACGTTTTCAAGGAGGTTTTCATGCCCACTGCCGCAAAGCGCGAAGACGAGGCCGACATTGGGCGGGCAGATGACGAGAGAGAAGCGGAGATGAAGCGCGATGACGCGCTTTCCCAGAAGCGTGAGGAGAAGGAGCtagaggaagaggaggaggaagaccATGGTTCGCCTGTCAAGGCGCCGCCACGGGCGTCTTCGAGCAAGGTGGGGGGGAGCGGATCAAAGCATAAAACCAGCACCAAAACGGATTCAGGCAGTTCCAAGGGTTGATTGACGCTCTGTAGACTAGGCAACCTGTAGTCCTTGTTGTACCACCCACGACCCATACAATACATACAGTGCATTGGATGCATTGTCACTTGAACGACCGACTAAACTGGGGGCCAAAGTCCACGACTACTGGCAAATGATGATGGGGAGTACAAGCGTCCTACTACTGGACgtagtggcggcgggggggcaCGAGGTCATGGTCGCTTCGCGCGGCGAAGCGCGGGACATCGGGCATGGGGGGGCTGTTGGTGTGCTGTGGGCGACCGCGGAGTGGATGCCGGGTGGGGAGATGGAGGCCACGGAGGCCGTTGGTGGGGGGCTGCGCCAGATCCTCGTTGCTGCTCATGGGGTTCATGGGGCTTTGGTGCCCGTGGCCATAGTCGCTTCCGACGGTAGACGGAGGAACGAGGGCAGGTGTCGACGCGTTGGATCTGAGCGATGACACCTGCATCAGGATGGCGCACTCTCTCGCCGCCTGCGTCAGCTGGCTCAGGCTCGAGCGAATCTGATGGCTGAACGTGtgcgacgtcgagatggccTTGATTTGCTGTGACACGCTCACGACAGTCTTGATGAATGCGTGCGTGTCGTCGGGAATCGTCGTGTTGGTAAAGGAGAACGGGTTGGCCCGCAAGCCCATGTACGACTCGCGCAGCTTGGTCGTAACGTGTTCCGCCGTCGAAAGGAGGGACACGAGGTCGGCGTACTGTCGCACTGGGATTGTAGCGGGTCGTCTGGCGTCGTGCGCAGCGAGGCGGAACCCGCCCGAGCCAGAGCTGCTCATCGAGTCGCTCTTGCTGTGCATGAACGGCG
This window encodes:
- the TOK1 gene encoding Outward-rectifier potassium channel TOK1; translation: MPNIHAQVAVRKSCGAANKSNTGQTKEDGRHIEGWSGRWRDSLKALLPEELRSLRNIAQYMPLVAAIAAPMSSLMDIPALSQHWYSYYGNVQRDPTVCLCLSAVGLGFNVLANVLLLVRFSATKKSFWRWGVKLSLLCWITKTIIAIVNLLVFGAGQRNGPGYSYDQGFWCAVVSCVISGFISFCLLVHYILVFGRPEWDKEEIRLEGRKFMLSVTTFIGLIGIQAMVFNFIEEWGYLNAIYFSVQTALTVGYGDFVPTTAVGKVLIFPFAVLTISLLANEVSIIIDFIQNRAQDKRDTWRKNYAVAMHKEALARQPYATLIDEMSLIHQINLHQETMVQLYDLFWSGFALAAFWLIGAVIFHFLEGWGYGNTLYALMITCLTIGFGDFTPISPAGRVVWIIYALMAVPIVTSFAVQTVTGILYTWSEHRFTKARFNLVRQRDPEVFAPHSHFVLKMHTKWDKVRRKYMRAFAQGQDGQISVDAVRQAVLGAPPTQGTKVAATASATKPLPASTIDEKGSPVESQRRLLEPSVDGEKDSAEGGEPTDESTAEKQAQDTVVEDMLDSSDTRADVVEALGGEDLAGDHANGNGGDASGNSSDTDGASGKGSTTTQSNSPSSAPSAAASTTGGDDSIEVLDTVTETGSAPGASTADKVAGSPIQRTVKRPIQSSSPPSQGSTPAVPSASVVSASADPTNTTPSTLGSIGSQLAQHEADTVAHAEQERAARKAAGEPEPADDDVCAPARDKGDTSMEYQLIKSLVDRVTRLEAQARQMLIDSMDKDLARTLLLADRNLQVRDAFRLYDQGIDVEKTYREEAEKARKEADEAKRDGGDDDQDDMLSRVRRYRSTFAEILVISSTLLRLEGDDLKQFERWHVGDLHHHKREPNLLTHGLESPKGMRGAQQRAYSWAKDKKDHTVRVRDILLGSVRRKSKPSGSGSATPHRPSSRASSHRRRQGGQRRRSTVGRLVTDSESEEGDIVETHADPYDVPAPGQTEPAPPPPAGPSKLPIRATVHPSLNLHIPARSETMTSPTTASADTPTDYNEYNRGPRRSSVKDHHKARMLKIFDHHAQGVLDDAQKESKAISSTLTQPTKNMVARDAAVVYHAAEHVFKEVFMPTAAKREDEADIGRADDEREAEMKRDDALSQKREEKELEEEEEEDHGSPVKAPPRASSSKVGGSGSKHKTSTKTDSGSSKG